Proteins encoded in a region of the Nitrospira sp. genome:
- a CDS encoding right-handed parallel beta-helix repeat-containing protein — MRLALVLILTLLGGCASSRWSGVPTTYYVATNGSDRNAGTEAAPWKTIGQAVDSMDAGDTAIVKGGVYMEEREIHFKRSGTASALIRLISAPGESPVIDFASATGPLRRIFIQHRFGAKYPIGHIAIEGFEIRNGRIGIHLFNAHDLIIRRNWIHHAQGSGILGNGKNVLVERNIISHNGDFEGCAAGKLHAPGRGDFGTICNKEHGLYLTGTNWTVINNLIYDNLATGIQVAGYPWCERNEGCYGGGAKTKTDPSYAGASHWLIANNTIAYNGYGPGIIVWQAGAVNNRFMNNILYENGQKLSAATSAQGISFYNCGGGHTVQNNVFYATGPGGVGAIGGTADWQSKYTESGNIVNTGNPNFVNAPAELSGTPNFHLQAGSPAIDAGVPLSEVSVDMAGDARPSGSAYDAGAFEFKASPDASKSCGAACIENYQ; from the coding sequence ATGCGACTCGCTTTGGTTCTGATCCTCACCCTACTCGGCGGATGTGCATCGAGCCGATGGTCAGGTGTCCCGACCACGTATTATGTCGCCACCAACGGCAGCGACCGTAATGCGGGGACGGAAGCCGCGCCCTGGAAGACCATTGGCCAGGCGGTGGACAGCATGGACGCTGGCGACACGGCCATCGTGAAGGGCGGGGTGTACATGGAAGAACGAGAGATCCATTTCAAGAGATCCGGCACGGCATCCGCCCTCATTAGGCTGATCAGCGCACCCGGCGAGTCACCCGTTATCGACTTCGCGTCCGCCACCGGCCCGCTGCGGCGGATTTTCATTCAGCACCGTTTCGGCGCGAAGTATCCCATAGGACACATTGCGATTGAAGGATTCGAGATCCGCAATGGCAGGATTGGCATTCACCTGTTCAATGCGCATGATCTCATCATTCGCCGGAACTGGATTCATCACGCGCAGGGGTCAGGCATTTTGGGCAATGGGAAAAACGTCCTCGTAGAACGCAATATCATTAGCCACAATGGGGATTTTGAAGGGTGTGCCGCCGGAAAACTGCATGCTCCTGGTCGCGGGGACTTCGGCACCATCTGTAACAAGGAGCACGGTCTATATCTCACCGGAACGAATTGGACAGTCATCAACAACCTGATTTACGACAACCTCGCGACGGGCATTCAAGTGGCTGGGTATCCATGGTGTGAGCGGAATGAGGGTTGTTATGGTGGGGGGGCCAAGACCAAGACGGATCCCAGTTATGCCGGTGCATCACACTGGCTGATCGCCAACAATACGATCGCCTATAACGGGTACGGACCCGGAATCATTGTATGGCAGGCCGGGGCGGTCAACAACAGATTCATGAACAATATCCTGTATGAGAACGGCCAGAAACTCTCCGCTGCAACCAGCGCCCAGGGGATCAGCTTTTATAATTGTGGTGGGGGTCATACTGTGCAGAACAATGTGTTTTACGCGACAGGGCCGGGAGGCGTCGGTGCCATTGGCGGAACGGCAGATTGGCAAAGCAAGTATACTGAGTCGGGCAATATCGTGAACACGGGTAATCCCAATTTCGTCAATGCCCCGGCGGAACTCTCGGGGACGCCAAATTTCCACCTGCAGGCCGGATCACCGGCAATAGACGCGGGCGTGCCACTGAGTGAAGTATCGGTCGACATGGCTGGTGACGCCAGACCTTCCGGCTCCGCTTATGACGCGGGCGCGTTTGAATTTAAGGCTTCGCCCGATGCCAGCAAGTCTTGTGGGGCTGCCTGCATTGAAAATTACCAATAA
- a CDS encoding site-specific integrase, translating to MTIGEFLTIYERNHVAFLKSSLGTSRRLQKYVGRLGHVELADLKRLQVIEWFHDIAKTDGPHGANLALQQLHAVYAKADDWELFAGKNPASRIKRFPKLSRQRFIQTNEMPYLLASIREANLRDQGYFLTLILTGCRRDEARLMQWKDVDLERGLWHKPTTKTVVPHTVPIPARLLELFQRFPRLNEWVFPSEPNNKNKHQSRQWAVTSVEHAWRKIRARVGLNDVRIHDLRRTTASWLAIDGANLPVIQKVLNHSSLTSTQVYARLSIEPVRKALDEQAERILGTLTPAPTLALGVEPMERAQEWPG from the coding sequence ATGACCATCGGCGAATTCCTCACCATCTACGAACGGAACCACGTCGCGTTCCTCAAGAGCAGCCTCGGCACGAGTCGGCGATTGCAGAAGTACGTCGGGCGGCTGGGCCATGTCGAATTAGCCGACTTGAAGCGGCTCCAGGTGATCGAGTGGTTCCACGATATCGCCAAGACCGATGGTCCTCATGGCGCGAATCTCGCCTTGCAACAGCTGCATGCGGTGTACGCGAAAGCTGACGATTGGGAGCTGTTTGCTGGGAAGAATCCAGCCTCCCGCATCAAGCGGTTTCCGAAGCTCTCTCGCCAGCGGTTTATCCAAACCAATGAGATGCCGTATCTCCTCGCCTCGATCCGTGAGGCCAACCTACGCGATCAGGGATACTTTCTCACCTTGATCCTCACCGGCTGTCGGAGAGATGAAGCCCGCCTCATGCAATGGAAGGATGTCGATCTGGAGCGAGGCCTGTGGCATAAGCCGACGACGAAGACCGTGGTGCCTCACACCGTGCCGATTCCCGCTCGGCTGCTTGAGCTGTTTCAGCGATTCCCACGCCTCAATGAGTGGGTGTTTCCCTCTGAACCGAACAATAAGAACAAGCATCAATCGCGGCAATGGGCCGTGACCTCTGTCGAGCATGCCTGGCGCAAGATTCGGGCACGGGTCGGCCTGAACGACGTCCGGATTCACGATCTTCGGCGGACGACGGCGTCCTGGCTGGCGATTGATGGTGCGAATCTGCCGGTCATTCAGAAGGTACTGAACCATTCCTCCCTGACGTCCACCCAGGTCTACGCGCGGTTGTCGATTGAACCGGTGCGCAAGGCGCTTGACGAGCAAGCGGAGCGAATCCTCGGCACCCTCACGCCAGCTCCTACGCTCGCTCTTGGGGTGGAACCGATGGAACGGGCGCAGGAGTGGCCGGGATAA
- a CDS encoding AAA family ATPase — MSHAGPDIADLGNGYSVYWPERNVRFLLEYITRQSAGIYAEFTVIDGEKTLCEGQRVNLNGDKSRLAKKVHEYDGRYKFADWTILIESTAVLVLRRYREGEPPHRLNAYTRIEALSYQLNPLVFSRKVTILYGDGGLGKSSLALLIGLLVSVGETVAGLSAVRGRVLFLDYEDTLDVHARRREAIAVGHPNLKAAELIYQTHHEPIWNILPTLLRLVQLEQIDFIILDAWRPPRVAMRAPRPRRRRFEPSGC; from the coding sequence ATGTCTCACGCCGGGCCTGATATCGCTGATCTGGGAAATGGGTATTCGGTGTATTGGCCTGAACGGAACGTGCGTTTTCTCTTGGAGTACATCACGCGCCAATCCGCCGGGATCTATGCAGAGTTCACCGTCATCGATGGTGAAAAGACCTTGTGCGAGGGACAACGGGTGAACTTGAACGGTGACAAAAGTCGCCTGGCGAAAAAGGTGCATGAGTACGACGGCCGCTACAAGTTCGCGGATTGGACGATCCTTATCGAATCGACCGCCGTTCTTGTGCTGCGCCGCTATCGTGAAGGTGAGCCGCCTCATCGGCTGAACGCTTATACCCGGATCGAGGCTCTCAGCTATCAGCTGAATCCGCTCGTTTTCTCTCGCAAGGTGACCATTCTCTATGGCGACGGCGGATTAGGGAAAAGTTCACTAGCCCTGTTGATCGGGCTGCTGGTGTCTGTGGGCGAAACGGTGGCCGGCCTAAGTGCGGTGCGTGGTCGAGTTCTTTTTCTGGACTATGAGGATACACTCGACGTGCACGCCCGCCGCCGGGAAGCCATTGCAGTCGGCCATCCAAACCTGAAGGCCGCCGAGCTTATCTATCAAACGCATCACGAGCCGATTTGGAACATTCTTCCGACACTGCTGCGACTTGTTCAGCTGGAGCAAATCGACTTCATCATTCTGGATGCCTGGCGGCCGCCACGTGTGGCGATGCGAGCGCCGAGGCCGCGACGAAGGCGTTTCGAGCCCTCCGGATGCTGA
- a CDS encoding terminase small subunit, producing the protein MTLLRTFSKLQIAKIFGVNRSTIYNWEIQGCPVQEPGRYGRRAKMNFEAVLEWYLGREEVKGVSEEGLEILEQAILKRKAKYYG; encoded by the coding sequence ATGACATTGTTACGGACTTTCTCAAAGCTGCAAATCGCAAAAATTTTCGGCGTGAACCGATCGACAATTTACAACTGGGAAATTCAAGGTTGTCCTGTGCAGGAACCTGGACGGTACGGCCGGCGCGCGAAGATGAATTTTGAAGCGGTGCTCGAGTGGTACCTGGGCCGTGAAGAAGTAAAAGGCGTCTCAGAAGAAGGTCTGGAGATCCTCGAACAGGCGATCCTGAAAAGAAAGGCCAAATATTATGGCTGA
- a CDS encoding glutamine--tRNA ligase/YqeY domain fusion protein, producing MSTPEPSTSSNFIRDLVAVDRAAGKHGGQVVTRFPPEPNGYLHIGHAKSIVLNFGIADETSGGICHLRFDDTNPTTEDPEYVQAIQEDVRWLGFDWHGKIFYASDYFEQLYAFAVVLIKKGNAYVDSLTADQIREHRGTLTEPGRDSPYRARSIDENVDLFARMRAGEFADGAHVLRAKIDMGSPNINLRDPILYRIRHATHYRTGAAWCIYPSYDFAHPLSDAIEGITHSICTLEFEDHRPLYDWVVAEADAPHRPQQIEFARLNLTSTVMSKRKLLELVGKKLVAGWDDPRLPTLKGLRRRGVTPEAIRAFCEHIGVAKRDAIVEMQLLEHFIREDLNKRSPRVMAVLRPLKVVIENYPDGVVEELDAVNNPEDISAGTRRVPFSRTLYIEQDDFREDPPKQFYRLAPGREVRLRYGYIIKCVRATKDPQTGAVIELHCTYDPETRSGSTQEQRKVKATIHWVSASQAATAAVRLYHPLLLTDQAKLPAEQDWTGSLNPQSMEFLTGCLVEPSLRSAAPGSRFQFERQGYFCVDPDSLPDSLIFNRTVSLKDTWARVEKARQTPPR from the coding sequence ATGAGCACACCTGAGCCCTCAACCTCTTCGAATTTCATTCGGGATCTCGTAGCGGTCGACCGTGCAGCAGGCAAACATGGCGGACAGGTCGTCACGCGATTTCCTCCCGAGCCAAATGGATATCTTCACATCGGTCACGCCAAGTCCATCGTGCTGAATTTTGGGATCGCGGATGAGACTTCCGGAGGGATCTGTCACCTAAGATTCGACGACACGAATCCCACCACCGAAGACCCCGAGTACGTTCAGGCCATACAGGAAGACGTCCGCTGGTTGGGGTTTGATTGGCACGGCAAGATCTTCTATGCATCGGATTATTTCGAGCAACTCTATGCCTTCGCCGTTGTCTTGATTAAGAAAGGCAACGCCTACGTCGACAGCCTCACAGCGGATCAAATCCGAGAACATCGCGGCACACTCACCGAACCAGGCCGCGACAGTCCTTATCGGGCCCGATCCATCGACGAGAATGTAGATCTCTTCGCCCGCATGCGAGCCGGAGAATTTGCCGATGGAGCCCATGTCCTACGCGCAAAAATCGATATGGGTTCCCCAAACATCAACCTGCGAGATCCGATCCTCTATCGGATCCGGCATGCCACCCACTATCGGACAGGAGCCGCCTGGTGCATCTATCCCTCGTATGACTTTGCTCACCCGTTGTCTGATGCCATCGAAGGGATCACGCACTCTATCTGTACGCTGGAGTTTGAGGATCACCGCCCTCTCTATGATTGGGTCGTTGCCGAAGCCGATGCTCCCCATCGGCCACAGCAAATCGAATTTGCCCGACTGAATCTCACCTCCACTGTGATGAGCAAACGCAAGCTTCTCGAATTGGTCGGCAAGAAGCTCGTGGCGGGCTGGGATGATCCGCGCCTTCCCACCTTGAAAGGCCTCCGTCGACGAGGGGTGACTCCCGAAGCGATTCGCGCCTTTTGCGAACACATCGGCGTCGCCAAACGCGACGCAATCGTCGAGATGCAGCTGCTTGAACACTTCATTCGAGAAGACTTGAACAAACGGTCGCCGCGCGTGATGGCAGTGCTCCGACCGCTGAAAGTGGTGATCGAGAACTATCCAGACGGTGTCGTTGAAGAGCTCGACGCCGTGAATAATCCCGAAGACATCTCCGCGGGGACGAGAAGGGTTCCCTTTTCAAGGACGCTGTACATCGAGCAGGACGATTTCAGGGAGGATCCACCGAAACAATTCTACCGCCTCGCGCCTGGGCGGGAGGTTCGGCTACGCTATGGATACATTATTAAATGTGTACGCGCGACGAAAGATCCTCAGACCGGCGCGGTCATCGAACTACACTGTACATACGATCCTGAAACCAGAAGCGGCTCGACACAAGAACAGCGCAAAGTGAAAGCCACCATCCACTGGGTGTCGGCATCACAGGCAGCCACGGCAGCCGTCCGTCTCTATCATCCCCTTCTGCTTACCGACCAGGCCAAACTTCCGGCTGAACAGGACTGGACAGGATCGTTGAACCCTCAGTCGATGGAATTCCTCACCGGCTGCCTGGTCGAGCCAAGTCTTCGCTCAGCCGCACCCGGTTCCCGCTTCCAATTCGAGCGGCAGGGGTACTTTTGTGTCGATCCCGATTCATTACCCGACTCCCTGATTTTCAACCGAACCGTGTCTCTCAAAGATACCTGGGCCAGGGTTGAGAAAGCTCGGCAAACACCCCCGCGCTGA
- a CDS encoding DNA gyrase inhibitor YacG, with amino-acid sequence MTCPLCHQSTTWEANPWRPFCSERCQITDLGMWAAEQFRIPGSPLTTDRVIPESVTETQHHGQGQKRG; translated from the coding sequence ATGACCTGCCCCTTGTGCCACCAATCCACGACTTGGGAAGCAAACCCCTGGCGTCCATTCTGTTCTGAGCGTTGTCAAATTACGGATCTGGGGATGTGGGCCGCGGAACAATTCCGTATTCCAGGTTCGCCACTCACAACCGATAGGGTCATACCCGAGTCCGTCACTGAAACCCAGCATCATGGCCAAGGCCAAAAGAGGGGGTGA
- a CDS encoding NAD(P)-dependent alcohol dehydrogenase yields MLATKGYAAMAAKERLQPFSFERRDVGPHDVLITISHCGICHSDIHQARNEWGISLFPMVPGHEIVGTVAQVGTAVPTFKVGDRAGVGCFVDSCRTCTACREGLEQYCEGGTRWTYSGQDRAGRITQGGYSTQIVVDEKYVLRIPSALSPAGAAPLLCAGITTYSPLRQWGVGRYHKLAVVGLGGLGHMAVKIAKAMGTEVTVLSTSENKREDAKRLGAANFAVTSSPQTFTKLQGYFHYILDTVSAPHDYNAYLNLLSTDGTMILVGAPETPTLVQAFSLISKRRRLVGSLIGGIKETQKMLDFCAQHQIESDIELIPIQQVNEAYERVLRGDVKFRFVIDLSTLT; encoded by the coding sequence ATGCTCGCGACTAAAGGCTACGCGGCGATGGCCGCCAAAGAGAGATTGCAGCCGTTTTCCTTCGAACGACGCGATGTCGGTCCGCACGACGTCTTGATCACGATCTCGCATTGCGGCATCTGCCACTCCGATATCCATCAGGCCCGCAACGAGTGGGGCATCTCCCTGTTCCCGATGGTACCCGGACACGAGATCGTCGGAACGGTCGCGCAGGTCGGCACCGCCGTGCCGACCTTCAAGGTTGGTGATCGAGCCGGTGTCGGCTGCTTCGTGGATTCCTGCAGGACCTGTACGGCATGCCGCGAAGGCTTGGAACAATATTGCGAGGGAGGCACACGCTGGACCTACAGTGGACAGGATAGGGCAGGCCGGATCACTCAAGGCGGCTACTCGACCCAGATCGTGGTGGACGAGAAATATGTGCTCCGCATTCCTTCAGCGCTCTCTCCAGCAGGAGCGGCCCCCTTGCTCTGTGCAGGAATTACGACCTACTCTCCCCTGCGTCAATGGGGCGTCGGTCGTTATCACAAACTCGCCGTCGTCGGTCTGGGGGGCCTCGGGCACATGGCGGTGAAGATCGCCAAGGCGATGGGAACCGAGGTTACGGTGTTAAGCACCTCGGAGAATAAACGGGAAGACGCGAAGCGGCTGGGCGCTGCCAACTTTGCCGTAACATCCAGCCCTCAGACCTTCACCAAGCTCCAAGGGTACTTCCACTATATCCTCGACACGGTCTCCGCGCCACACGATTACAACGCCTATTTGAACCTGCTCAGTACAGATGGCACCATGATTCTCGTCGGCGCACCCGAAACGCCGACTCTCGTTCAGGCGTTCTCACTCATTTCTAAGCGACGTCGTCTCGTCGGCTCTCTCATCGGTGGGATCAAAGAAACGCAGAAAATGCTCGACTTTTGCGCGCAACATCAGATCGAGTCGGACATCGAACTGATCCCCATCCAGCAGGTCAATGAAGCTTATGAACGGGTCCTCCGAGGTGATGTAAAGTTTCGATTCGTGATCGACCTCAGTACGTTGACCTAA